A region from the Eublepharis macularius isolate TG4126 chromosome 13, MPM_Emac_v1.0, whole genome shotgun sequence genome encodes:
- the PGAM5 gene encoding serine/threonine-protein phosphatase PGAM5, mitochondrial isoform X2: MAFRRVLAVTAAACGLAGGSVLLSSVAIGKQQQVAVSKAGGDAPDPASPPPPASPPGLLLLPSPAASCPAAPGWLERNNGACGYWDSNWDRREPVALINLKKKNEETGEQELSSRLDHYRAKATRHIFLIRHSQYNLDGRSDKDRTLTQLGREQAELTGKRLASLGLKFDKIVHSSMTRASETTNIISKHLPGVKKVSTDLLCEGAPIEPNPPISHWKPEAVYYEDGARIEAAFRNYIHRADIKQEEDSYEIFVCHANVIRYIVCRALQFPPEGWLRMSLNNGSITHLVIRPSGRVALRMLGDTGFMPPEKITRT, translated from the exons ATGGCGTTCCGGCGCGTCTTGGCGGTGACGGCGGCCGCTTGCGGGCTGGCGGGCGGCTccgtcctcctctcctccgtcgCCATCgggaagcagcagcaggtggCGGTGAGCAAGGCCGGCGGGGACGCCCCGGATCCCGCCTCGCCGCCGCCTCCCGCGTCTCCGCCGGGGCTGCTGCTCCTGCCCTCGCCGGCCGCCTCTTGCCCCGCCGCGCCGGGCTGGCTCGAGAGGAACAACGGCGCCTGCGGCTACTGGGACAGCAACTGGGACAG GAGAGAACCAGTGGCTCTTATTAAtctaaagaagaaaaatgaagagACTGGAGAACAGGAACTCTCTTCTCGCCTAGACCACTACAGAGCAAAAGCCACTAGGCACATATTCCTCATACGCCACTCTCAGTACAATTTGGATGGGCGCTCAGATAAAGACAGAACTCTGACTCAGTTGG GTCGTGAGCAAGCCGAATTAACCGGGAAAAGGCTAGCAAGCTTGGGACTGAAATTTGATAAAATTGTACACTCCTCTATGACCAGAGCATCTGAAACAACCAACATTATCAGCAAGCATCTTCCTG GGGTGAAGAAAGTGAGCACTGACCTGTTGTGTGAAGGAGCTCCTATTGAGCCAAACCCTCCTATCTCTCACTGGAAGCCAGAAGCTGTG TATTATGAAGACGGGGCTCGCATCGAAGCTGCGTTTCGAAACTACATTCATAGAGCTGACATAAAGCAGGAAGAGGATAGCTATGAAATCTTTGTCTGTCACGCCAATGTCATTCGCTATATAGTATGCAG aGCATTACAGTTTCCTCCCGAAGGCTGGCTTCGAATGTCCCTCAACAATGGCAGCATCACTCACTTGGTGATTCGTCCTAGTGGCAGAGTGGCACTTCGAATGCTCGGGGACACAGGGTTTATGCCACCAGAAAAAATCACACGCACCTGA
- the PGAM5 gene encoding serine/threonine-protein phosphatase PGAM5, mitochondrial isoform X1: MAFRRVLAVTAAACGLAGGSVLLSSVAIGKQQQVAVSKAGGDAPDPASPPPPASPPGLLLLPSPAASCPAAPGWLERNNGACGYWDSNWDRREPVALINLKKKNEETGEQELSSRLDHYRAKATRHIFLIRHSQYNLDGRSDKDRTLTQLGREQAELTGKRLASLGLKFDKIVHSSMTRASETTNIISKHLPGVKKVSTDLLCEGAPIEPNPPISHWKPEAVQYYEDGARIEAAFRNYIHRADIKQEEDSYEIFVCHANVIRYIVCRALQFPPEGWLRMSLNNGSITHLVIRPSGRVALRMLGDTGFMPPEKITRT, from the exons ATGGCGTTCCGGCGCGTCTTGGCGGTGACGGCGGCCGCTTGCGGGCTGGCGGGCGGCTccgtcctcctctcctccgtcgCCATCgggaagcagcagcaggtggCGGTGAGCAAGGCCGGCGGGGACGCCCCGGATCCCGCCTCGCCGCCGCCTCCCGCGTCTCCGCCGGGGCTGCTGCTCCTGCCCTCGCCGGCCGCCTCTTGCCCCGCCGCGCCGGGCTGGCTCGAGAGGAACAACGGCGCCTGCGGCTACTGGGACAGCAACTGGGACAG GAGAGAACCAGTGGCTCTTATTAAtctaaagaagaaaaatgaagagACTGGAGAACAGGAACTCTCTTCTCGCCTAGACCACTACAGAGCAAAAGCCACTAGGCACATATTCCTCATACGCCACTCTCAGTACAATTTGGATGGGCGCTCAGATAAAGACAGAACTCTGACTCAGTTGG GTCGTGAGCAAGCCGAATTAACCGGGAAAAGGCTAGCAAGCTTGGGACTGAAATTTGATAAAATTGTACACTCCTCTATGACCAGAGCATCTGAAACAACCAACATTATCAGCAAGCATCTTCCTG GGGTGAAGAAAGTGAGCACTGACCTGTTGTGTGAAGGAGCTCCTATTGAGCCAAACCCTCCTATCTCTCACTGGAAGCCAGAAGCTGTG CAGTATTATGAAGACGGGGCTCGCATCGAAGCTGCGTTTCGAAACTACATTCATAGAGCTGACATAAAGCAGGAAGAGGATAGCTATGAAATCTTTGTCTGTCACGCCAATGTCATTCGCTATATAGTATGCAG aGCATTACAGTTTCCTCCCGAAGGCTGGCTTCGAATGTCCCTCAACAATGGCAGCATCACTCACTTGGTGATTCGTCCTAGTGGCAGAGTGGCACTTCGAATGCTCGGGGACACAGGGTTTATGCCACCAGAAAAAATCACACGCACCTGA